A region from the Microcoleus sp. FACHB-672 genome encodes:
- a CDS encoding adenylate kinase, which translates to MRLVILGGPGAGKGTQAQKLCAHLNIPLIGTGDILRQAIAAQTELGRQAEPYVEKGELVPDPTMIEFIRKRVLESDAAGGWLLDGYPRTAFQAEELDFLLDDLGQQLDWAIWLEVPENVLMSRSISRARPDDLPEIVQRRIDLFYECTIPIMEYYEHRHRLLKIDAYQPPAQIQQDILKVLNPSKI; encoded by the coding sequence GTGAGACTGGTAATTCTCGGAGGGCCAGGAGCCGGTAAAGGAACGCAAGCGCAAAAGCTGTGCGCTCACCTCAACATCCCTTTGATTGGCACCGGCGATATTTTACGACAAGCCATCGCTGCTCAAACTGAACTGGGGCGTCAAGCTGAACCTTATGTTGAAAAAGGCGAACTCGTGCCCGATCCCACCATGATCGAATTCATTCGTAAGCGAGTTTTAGAGTCTGATGCCGCCGGCGGTTGGCTGTTAGATGGCTATCCTCGCACTGCCTTTCAAGCGGAAGAGTTAGACTTTTTGCTGGATGACTTGGGGCAGCAGTTAGATTGGGCCATTTGGTTAGAAGTGCCTGAAAACGTCTTAATGAGCCGGTCAATTTCACGCGCACGCCCAGACGATTTGCCAGAAATTGTACAGCGTCGGATTGATTTATTCTATGAATGTACAATTCCCATCATGGAATACTATGAACACCGGCACCGACTTTTAAAAATCGACGCCTATCAACCGCCGGCACAGATCCAGCAGGATATCTTGAAAGTTCTCAATCCATCTAAAATTTAA
- the rph gene encoding ribonuclease PH gives MSWQRPDGRQADQLRPLSFERNFTRFAAGSVLAKCGYTQVLCTVTIQPGVPKFLKDTGQGWLTAEYRMLPGATPQRQEREFLKLSGRTQEIQRLIGRSLRASLDMQALGERTVIVDADVLQADAGTRTTAITGGFVALADALETLIQSGALESSPIRHQVAAISVGLLQDEFLLDLKYEEDVAAEVDLNVVMNEQLNIIEVQGTAESGSFSRHQLNQMMDVAEKGIRELLEIQRETLRTAIT, from the coding sequence ATGTCTTGGCAGCGTCCTGATGGCCGGCAAGCAGACCAATTACGTCCCCTTTCTTTTGAACGAAACTTTACCCGATTTGCTGCCGGTTCAGTTCTAGCAAAATGCGGGTACACTCAAGTTTTATGTACCGTCACAATTCAGCCTGGAGTCCCTAAATTCTTAAAAGATACAGGTCAAGGCTGGCTAACTGCTGAATATCGAATGCTACCGGGTGCAACACCCCAGCGCCAAGAGCGAGAATTTCTTAAACTCTCCGGGCGCACCCAAGAAATCCAGCGATTAATCGGGCGTAGCTTGCGGGCATCTTTAGATATGCAAGCATTAGGAGAACGTACGGTTATTGTTGATGCAGATGTCTTGCAAGCAGATGCCGGCACCCGCACAACCGCAATCACCGGCGGCTTTGTTGCCCTAGCAGATGCTTTGGAAACACTTATACAAAGCGGAGCGTTAGAGAGTTCGCCCATCCGCCATCAAGTTGCAGCAATTTCAGTCGGACTTTTGCAGGATGAATTTCTTTTGGATCTTAAGTATGAAGAAGATGTCGCAGCCGAAGTCGATCTTAATGTTGTAATGAACGAGCAGTTGAACATTATCGAAGTCCAAGGAACTGCTGAATCCGGTAGTTTTAGCCGGCATCAACTCAATCAAATGATGGATGTCGCAGAAAAAGGAATTCGAGAATTATTAGAAATTCAACGGGAAACGCTGCGAACTGCTATCACTTAA
- a CDS encoding DUF29 domain-containing protein → MQTKQDWEWLAVCSHYQTAVAVRQFLQEGKSVEAGEGLDSLIEAMGRTEKRAVQSQLIRLMSHIIKWKCQPQRRSSSWAITILSTRTEIEDSQEEVPSLNRDFIASIWDKCFNKAMKEAVVEMGRKCQLTSLSWEEVFEGEYSLVEDEEEDIE, encoded by the coding sequence GTGCAGACAAAACAAGATTGGGAATGGTTAGCAGTTTGCTCTCATTATCAAACTGCTGTGGCTGTGCGGCAATTTTTACAAGAGGGAAAGTCTGTGGAAGCCGGTGAGGGTTTAGATTCGCTGATTGAAGCAATGGGACGAACAGAAAAGCGAGCTGTTCAAAGCCAGTTAATTCGGCTGATGAGCCACATTATCAAGTGGAAATGTCAGCCACAACGTCGATCATCGAGTTGGGCTATCACCATTTTATCTACCCGAACTGAAATTGAAGATAGTCAAGAAGAAGTTCCCAGCTTGAATCGTGATTTTATTGCATCAATTTGGGATAAATGCTTCAATAAAGCGATGAAAGAAGCTGTTGTAGAAATGGGAAGAAAATGTCAATTAACTTCTCTTTCTTGGGAAGAAGTGTTTGAGGGAGAGTATAGTTTAGTTGAAGACGAAGAAGAAGATATTGAATGA
- the bchB gene encoding ferredoxin:protochlorophyllide reductase (ATP-dependent) subunit B, translating to MKLAYWMYAGPAHIGTLRVSSSFKNVHAIMHAPIGDDYFNVMRSMLERDRNFTPVTISSVDRNVLARGSQEKVVDNITRKDAEEHPDLIVLTPTCTSSILQEDLENFVQRAQLDAKGDVMLADVNHYRVNELQAADSTLRQIVQFYIEKARKKGDIPEGKTEKPSVNILGISSLGFHNHHDCTELKRLMADLGIEVNEVIPEGASVHNLKKLPCAWFNLVPYREIGLMAARYLEQEFGTPYVDITPMGVVETARCIRKIQQVINAQGAEVDYEDFINEQTLHVSQAAWFSRSIDCQNLTGKKAVVFGDNTHAAALTKILAREMGIHVVWAGTYCKYDADWFRDEVSEYCDEVIITDDHGQIGDAIARVEPSAIFGTQMERHVGKRLDIPCGVIAAPIHVQNFPIGYKPFCGYEGTNQIADLVYNSFTLGMEDHLLEIFGGHDTKEVIHKGISADSDLAWTKEAQGELNKVPGFVRGKVKRNTEKFARERGFSQINVEVMYAAKESVGA from the coding sequence ATGAAATTGGCTTACTGGATGTATGCCGGCCCCGCACACATCGGCACCCTACGTGTCTCCAGTTCCTTCAAAAACGTCCACGCCATCATGCACGCACCCATTGGCGATGACTACTTCAACGTTATGCGCTCAATGCTAGAACGCGACCGCAACTTCACGCCGGTGACGATCAGTTCAGTTGATCGCAACGTGTTGGCACGCGGATCTCAGGAAAAAGTGGTGGACAACATCACCCGCAAGGACGCTGAGGAACACCCGGATCTAATTGTGCTAACTCCCACCTGCACTTCTAGCATTCTGCAGGAAGACTTAGAAAACTTTGTGCAACGCGCTCAGCTAGATGCCAAAGGCGATGTCATGCTGGCAGACGTGAACCACTACCGGGTGAATGAACTGCAAGCAGCCGACAGCACCCTGCGTCAAATTGTCCAGTTCTACATCGAGAAAGCTCGCAAAAAAGGCGACATCCCAGAAGGTAAGACAGAAAAGCCTTCAGTTAACATTCTCGGCATTTCCAGCCTGGGTTTCCATAACCACCACGACTGCACGGAACTGAAGCGGTTAATGGCTGACCTCGGCATTGAAGTGAACGAAGTGATTCCAGAAGGCGCTTCGGTTCATAACCTCAAGAAATTGCCGTGTGCTTGGTTTAACCTGGTGCCTTACCGCGAAATCGGCTTAATGGCAGCGCGTTACCTAGAGCAAGAATTCGGTACGCCTTATGTTGATATCACCCCGATGGGTGTGGTGGAAACAGCACGCTGCATCCGCAAGATTCAGCAAGTCATTAATGCTCAAGGTGCTGAAGTTGATTACGAAGACTTTATCAACGAGCAAACGCTCCATGTGTCTCAAGCAGCTTGGTTTTCCCGCTCAATTGACTGCCAAAACTTAACCGGCAAAAAAGCTGTTGTGTTTGGAGATAATACTCACGCTGCCGCTTTGACAAAGATTCTGGCGCGTGAAATGGGAATTCACGTTGTTTGGGCCGGCACTTATTGCAAATATGATGCTGACTGGTTCCGCGATGAGGTAAGTGAGTATTGCGATGAAGTGATCATCACAGACGATCACGGTCAAATTGGTGATGCAATTGCCCGTGTCGAGCCGTCTGCTATCTTTGGCACCCAAATGGAACGCCACGTTGGCAAGCGTTTGGATATTCCTTGTGGTGTGATTGCGGCACCGATTCACGTTCAAAACTTCCCGATTGGTTACAAACCTTTCTGCGGTTACGAAGGCACGAATCAAATTGCAGATTTGGTCTACAATTCCTTTACTTTAGGAATGGAAGATCACTTGCTAGAAATCTTTGGCGGACATGACACTAAAGAAGTCATCCACAAAGGTATTTCGGCTGATTCAGATCTGGCTTGGACAAAAGAAGCTCAGGGCGAATTAAATAAGGTTCCTGGCTTTGTTCGGGGTAAGGTTAAACGCAATACTGAGAAGTTTGCCCGTGAGCGTGGTTTCAGTCAAATTAATGTTGAAGTGATGTACGCAGCTAAGGAATCTGTCGGCGCATAG